Within the Dryobates pubescens isolate bDryPub1 chromosome 25, bDryPub1.pri, whole genome shotgun sequence genome, the region ggagcttcaggctggaggAAGGCCCCCGGGGCTCCCTCCCAGGCCACCTCCACCTTCACAGCTGCTCAGGGTACTGCCTGCCTAgagctgagcacctccaagggatgccacagctccaggggcCCTACCAGCCTGGCTGGTGGCTCTTCCCCTACATGAGGACACAGGGCTGAGTGGGCAAGGACAGTGCAGTGCCCATggtccccctccctcctgccctcctcctccggGATGGAGATGCCTGATCCAGGGAAAAGGACACATTAGGCAGAGaactctgccccaggcctggggtggctgcagctcctgccactgTGGGGCATCCCTGGAGGACACCCCTCACCCAagagcctgggcaggcagtgggggtaTGGGAGCCAAGGTAGAcaaacttccccctcccccccatgctcagcagcagcccaagtgccaggggacaCCCCTGCCCCAAgtgcctgcaccagcctgggcagggagcagagggcacaggggagacccccacccagcccaggtagctgcaccagcctgggcagggagcagagggcacaggggagacccccacccagcccaggtagctgcaccagcctgggcagggagcagagggcacaggggagacccccacccagcccaggtagctgcaccagcctgggcagggagcagagggcacaggggagacccccacccagcccaggtagctgcaccagcctgggcagggagcagagggcacaggggagACCCCCACTCAGCCCAGGTAgctgcaccagcctgggcagggagtagagggcacaggggagacccccacccagcccaggtagctgcaccagcctgggcagggagcagagggcacaggggagacccccacccagcccaggtagctgcaccagcctgggcaaggagcagagggcacaggggagacccccacccagcccaggtacctgcaccagcctgggcagggagcagagggcacaggggagacctctGCGTGCCTGTAGCAGGccgggtggggagcagggggcatGGGGGCCACTCCGTGCCCTTCTGGAGgatgggcacagcagggccccGCAGTTCCCCGAGCCAGCggctctggccaggctccaAGCGccgccgggggcgggggggctgcGGTCAGCGCCAGCCCCTCGGCCGGGCTGCTAACTCCGGAACCGAAGGAccgcgcggcggcggcggggagctCAGGGACCCGGGGGAGCcgcaccgccgccgccgcctccctgcttccccgCCGCACCCTCCTTTATAaacggcagcggcggcggctcccGGTGCAGCGGCCCGGCCCGGGATGGGCTCCGCGCACTCCGTGCCCGCCGAGATGCGGGAGCTGGCCGACAGGACCGGCTGTGAGTACCGCCCGCCGCGGGGGCACCGCGGACCCGCATCCCCCCCCCGaccacctcctgccctcctgccagcctccGAGCACCCCCCATGGAGGGGCCGGGGGCTGGCCGGCGCcgcggggggggcagggggtctAGGACATGTCGCCTGGAGGGGGGGGTGGTATGCGACATGTCACCTGGGAGGTGGGGTACAGGACATGTcgccggggggggggtggtatGCGACATGTCACCTGGGAGGTGGGGTACAGGACGTGTcgccggggggggggctgcaggacatGCCACCCGGGGGGCGCGGTGTGCAGAACGGCTCACCCGGGGCAAAGACGCCACCTGGGGCGCAGGGACTGCGGGACGTGGCACCTGGAGGCACGCAGGACCTGCCACCGCGGCCGGGGGGGGATGCGGGATGTCACCTGGGGCGGGAGTGATGCCACCAGGGGTGCCGGCATGGCCCtaggggcggggggggacaCGCACCGGTGTCACCCCCGCACCCCCTGCCAGCCGGGGGGTGCAGCTCGCACACGTGTGAGCCCCCGCAGCCCTCCCACGCTGCCGGTGCGTGGAACTGTCCCCGTGTCACCGTTCGGCCCAGGAGCCACCGGCTCTGCCGCCGGCCGCGGCCGCCCCGGGGCTGCTCCCGTGTGTGACCCGCGGagagggagcaggctgggggagggcagcagggacacggCCTCGGGTTCCACGCAGGGGTCGGTGCACAGGATGGGGTGGTTGTGTCCCTCCTGCAAAGTGGCATCGCTCCAGGGTCCCCCAGGacgtggccagctctgggcagagaGTTTGGGGTGCTCCCCTCTggttcctccagctcctgccgtacccagagcaggttgtgaTGGATGGAGGGGTgaagggaggcagctctgcccacagccaaAGGATGTGCCGGGTGGGGGGGCTTCagcacctctccccagccctgccactgagctcttcctcccttcaccaccctccttcctcctttcccggtgagagctgagccccacagcacccccTGGGCCCCCCGGGGTGAACTCAGCCccttctgcaggcaggagccgGGGGAGTCCCCGGGGTGcagcctgggggtggggaagttGTGGGTAATGCCTTGGCCCGGGGATCctgccaggctggtgctgccAGTGAGCACTGCTCAAGCActtgcccctgggcagcacctgcctcatgccctgctgccccctcagGGGCAGGGTTTGCAAGGCCAACACCCACAAAGTCTAATTGAAaccagctgctggggccaggtctCACCAGGTGGTTGGGGTTGGACGGGACCTTAAACCCCATttagctcccagcccctgccacgggcagggacacctcccaccaggccagggcaggcagtgtggtgcccccctgccagggctgggctgtgtgctgctgggcagcagtcaCAGAGCTtccaccctgctgtggctgctgcagcacagcctcctggagGGCATCACAGCCACCCCTGGGCCCTTGGGAGGAGCAGGCTCAGGATGGGGCTCCCTGTGGGTCCCCAGGATGTGCCCATGGGATgttcctctgcctcccccactGCTTTACACCTGGAAAGCTTCTGGGACACCCCAGAGCTCATGGAGTCAGGGCcaggtcccctccctgcctccgtGTGCCTgtcccaaagctgcagcagtggcctctgcctgctgctgaagtgGCTCTTCCTAGGCTAGGGAGCTTCTCCTGCACCCAGGCTGGCCCAGCACGGTGCAACATGGCAcagtgcagggctgagcccctcCAGAGCATCTCTCCCCAGGGGATGCTCTTTGCCCAAGCAGCACagactgctgcaggctgggaagcagcagaccCAGCACCCATCTGGCTaaatcctttccccccttccctctctagCAGAGGTTGCTGTGCTCGGACAGTCCTGAGGACGTTCCTCAGCATCTGAGtagcctctgctgccctccagccaagCCTCCTTGCAGGAGAGAGCCTTTGCCCTCTGTGCAGGTGCAGCTTTTCtctggctgctgtggtgctcagcgccctgcctgcaccacggcactgctgcagctcccagctgggtgAAGAGGACCTGGGCTcggggaaggagggaggcagaaCCCTCTCTTTGTTCTGCcttgcagccaggggctggatgcagagaggctgagctgaCCATGAGCATCCAGCCAGTGACCTCAAGTGTTTGGTCACATCGTGTCTGGGCTGTTTGTCTTGGAGATCAAAGATCCTGGTGACCAACAAgtcccagaggctgcaggcttggcccagctgctcccatGGGGATGGTGTCAAGGGAGAGAGCAAAAGGTCACTGCTCCACGGCCAAAATTGGAAAGCAAAGGCCAGGGAAAGTTTCCATGTGtctggacagcagcagagcagcagccagagagggaTGAGGGGGGGAAAccctcccagggatgaggcagtgATGCCCCTGCAGATGTCACcagaccccccccaccccgagccCACCCAGGGGGTCTCAATGGCCTCATCCTGCgaaggggctggaggctgccagcacaggcagagctctggggccagctcaaGCCCCAGCAACAAGCACAGATGGGATTTCCAGTCCATTACCAGGGCTCTGTAGATGCTCAGCCTCCTGATCAATGCAGTTTCTATTCCAAGGCTGTGAAAGAGCCATCAGAACCCAGCAGAGGACATTAGTTAAAGATCATAAAAGAGAGTGTGGgagccagccagcacccagctcagcacggacctcttctccagctgcagcagttaaCCATTTGCAACCCCTCCATGAGCCTTTCTCAGGCTTTTATCTTGCTCTGCTCCACCAgcaagggctgaggagcagtcaccagcacagccctgccccgtgCCTGGCTCCCTGTGGGTCCAGCTGGCGCCCAGACagatgccagcagctcctgcaaacagagctgggagctgctgccctggctcctgggAATGGCTGCTGTCAATATTTGCACAAGAGTCAGGCTCTGCCTGTCctgagggggctgcagagcttggctgcagcctggagagaggagctggggaaaaCAAATGAACCTGGATGGTGAGATCAGGGAGGTGAAGAGATGCTGCAGAGCCTCACACCAGAACCTCAGCACCTGTGGGGCTGAAAGcaaggctgctgggcacctcagttccagcccctgccccaggctggtgaTCCAGGGCTGGTGCACCCTTGGGGAGGCAGAACCCAGGGCTTCCCAGTGCCCTGGGTCCCCACCCTGAGCAGCAGTACCTACTGCAAAGCCCGGCTTTGCTTTTTGGTTGCTGATGCCTCatcactgagggcagccctcagcccaaccccaccatggccactaaccacatccccaagtgccatggccacacacttcttgaacagctccagggctggggactccaccacctccctgggcagcctgtgccagtccctgaccactcttgcagcaaagacatttttcctcatctccaacctaagcctcccctggcacaattccaggccatttcctctccttctgtcccctgatcctagggagaagagaccaaaccccagctcactgcagcctcctttcagggagttgtagagagcaatgagatctcccctcagcctcctcttctccagtctaaaccaccccagttccttcagctgctcctcaccagccctgttctccagacccttccccagctttgttgccctcctctggacccactccagcccctcactgtcctgcttggagtgagggacccaaacctgaccccagtatttgagatgcagcctcagcagtgcccagtacaggggcaccCTCATTtccttactcctgctggccacactaacCCCTGGTCAGCCTTTCCTCTACCCTGGCAAGACAcaggtggctgctgccagctcggGGAGGGTTCTTCTGTGTTATTTCCTGCcacccagcatggctgtggaCAGGCACAGGAACcttccagctgtcagcagagaTGTCCCAGGGCAGGCCAGGATGTGCTCCTCAAGCACActtcctgcccacagcaccaacaaaccccaaattaAATGGTCAGGTCTGCTCCTGAGGATCCTGGACTGGGGGAGGTGGGATCCTGCCGTGCCAGAATTATGGGCCAAGGAGTTCTCTGCGGGCCAGAAGTGGTGAgaaagcagcccctggcatcaCCCTGTCACTGccctcccatgggcagagcTCACAGGGCCTGACATAACAACATGGACCTtgctgagctgcacagagccTCCAAAGAgaaccagggatggggctgacTGTGCCAAGCAGCGCCCAaagccctgccccactgccagGGGTGGGAGCAGGAAGGCTTTTGGCTGTCATGGGGTGAGCTatggtggtgtccccagggaACAAGCTTTGCAGCAGGTTCTGGTGCCCACCAGTCTCCTGGCATCCCTGGGCAGGACGTGAGCTCTGCAGATGGGTGTCCTTGGGGTGTCCCCAGGAGCTCCCCCCTCACCAGCTCTCTTCTCCCCAACAGTCACCTCCGAGCAGATCGAGGCCCTGCACCGGCGCTTCAAGCAGCTGAGCCGGGACCAGCTGACCATCCGGTACGGCACCGCCGGGCCCAGCGccggcagggggcaggagggacctctggagaccatgcaggccaacccctctgccagcgcaggttcacctagggcaggctccGCAGGCTGCGTCCCATTTTCCCCCAGCTTTAAAATCCACGCTGGGAAGGGGATGCTGGGATGCTCCcacccagcagctgtgctggggtctGCAGTTGTTCCTTCCCCCTGCTCAGCTCTTCCACAGCAGAtcctgcagcaaagctgaggcTCCACTTCCCCAGGAAAGCTCTGGTGTgacccagcagcttctccagccccaggagcagccagcccagctgccctctgctccccctgagCCCAGAGATGGTTTCTTGGCTCATTTGCTCTATGAAAAGCTGAGAGCAaaggaccagcagcagctcatcctggtgtcccagcctggcagagaggtcCAGAGGATTGGTGCAGGGTGGAGGAGGccaaagggggggtggggggaggttggcagaagctccttccctcccctcatcAAGCCCCACTTGATTCATtgactggtttgggttagaagggaccttaaaggtcatccagttccaacctccctgccccttccaccagtccaggctgctcaaggcctcatccaacctggccttgaacacctccaaggagggggcagccacaatctccctgggcaacctgtgccagagtctcaccagcctcactgcaaagaatttcttcctcatctccagtctcactctgccttcctcaagcttcaatccattgtcccttgtcctgtcactcccagcccttgtcacaagtcccttcccagctctcctgtagcccccctggaaggccactcggaggtctccccagtgccttcttttctccaggctgaacacccccagctgtgcagccatttgcaggctgagccctgcaaAGTGTCACTGTGTCCCAGAACTCCTCACAGACCTACTTTAGTGGGGCCAAAagtctccctctcccccctccacagctgctccaagcagagctgccttgTTTCCAGTCTGACTTGAGGCACATTGGGGTTTCAGacaaaagctttttttccctcatgacTGCTTTGAAAGAATGGGGTCAgggcctctgccccagccctgcagtgatGTTGGCAGCATCTTCCTCACACTGTGGGCTGTCTCTGGTTCCTCTGCAGCAAGGAGAACTTTGACAGCATCCCAGACCTGGAGTTCAACCCCATCAGGGGCAAAATCGTCCACGCCTTCTTCGACAAGCGGTAAGAGCAGCCCCACGGGgagccagggggctgggggtgctcccCCAAAGCAGGATGTGGTTGGGCAAACACCACAGGATCAGAgcatgctaggggttggaagggacctccaaagagctttgagtccaccccccctgcaagagcaggagcatagaatccagcacagggcacacagaacacatccagatggggctgggaaggctccagagcaggagactccacaacctttctgggcagcctgctccagggctctgggagcctcccagggcagaagttcctcctcctgctgagctgcaacctcctgggctgcagtttctatccactgcctcttgtcctgtcccagtgtgcagctgagcagagcctgtcccctccctcctgacccctagCCCTCAGATAAACAAttatcaaatcccctctcaggcttctcctctgcagcctcagcagccccagggctctcagcctctcctcccagggcagtgctgcagtccctcactcatcctggtagcctccattggactctctgcatcaggtccctgtccctcttgagctggggagcctagaaccagatgcaatattccaggtgtggccttcccagggcagagtagagggggaggagaacctcccttgatctgctggacagctgaatgcaccccaggaccccattggccttcttggccagcagggcacattgctgccccgtggataacttgttatccaccagcactcccaggtccttctgcccagggctgctctcccagcctgtgctgctgcagttcttccttcccagatgaaggactctgcacttatctcCTCCCCAAAGgctgggatggagccaggctgaaaattatcacagaatcaataaggttggaaaagacctcagagatcatcaagcccaagctgtcacccaacacctcctgacagccaaaccatggctcccagtgccacatccaagcctccttcgagcacctccagggatggggactgcaccacctccctgggcagcacatcccaatggccaattcctctttctgggaagaactttctcctcacctccagcctaaacttccccctgcacagcctgaggaAGTTTACAGACGTCTAAGCTAAGGCTCAGGGCAAAGCTTGTCACTGGGCTCTgcggtggggctgggctctgcggcgggcccagctgggctctgcggtggggctgggctctgtggtgggcctggctgggctctgcggtggggctgggctctgtggtgggcctggctgggctctgtggtggggctgggctctgtggtgggcctggctgggctctgcGGCGGGCCCGGGctctgtggtggggctgggctcggCGGCAGGCCCGGCTGGGctctgtggtggggctgggctctgcggCGGGCCCGGGCTCTGCGGTGGGCCCGGCTGGGCTCtgcggcagggctgggctctgcggTGGGCCCGGCTGGGctctgtggtggggctgggctctgcggCGGGCCCGGCTGGGCCCAGCTGCCCCGCAGGCGGCCGCAGGCTCTGGCTCGgcggtgctggcagctgggctgcggCTGGGCCCAGGGAgctcaaggccttttccaaccccgCCGGCCCTGTGACCGCGGGTGGCTCGGCTCCCGGCAGGAACCTGCGGCAGGAGTCGGAGGGGCTGGCGGACGAGATCAACTTCGAAGACTTCCTGACCATCATGTCCTACTTCAGACCCATCGAGATGAACATGGACGAGGAGCAGCTCGACCGCTTCCGCAAAGAGAAACTCAAAtgtgagccctgcccagcccagggctgcctggggggggaccgcggtggtggggaagggactctcctgaccctgccctgcccttctgaTCCCTCCCAGTCCTCTTCCACATGTATGACTCAGACCACGACGGGAAGATCACGCTGCAGGAGTACAGAAATGTAATGTATGgttcctcccacccccccttcaccccccagctcccagccctgcctctgacTCACTGCCTCgcaggtggtggaggagctgctgtcGGGGAACCCCCACCTGGAGAAGGAGTCTGCGCGGTCCATCGCCGACGGCGCCATGATGGAGGCGGCCAGCATCTGCGTGGGACAGATGGTGGGAGCTGGTTTCTtgctctgccacagcacagagacacagagatgaTAACAGGGCTGGAATGGCCTTGCCTGGGGCATCCTCCCCATCCCCACGCTGCTGTGGTTGGAGATCtctttgcaggcagcagctctcaggatgtgggcagcagctgtcggggtgtgggcagcagctgttggGGTGTGGGCAGCTTTCCACCATAGGAGGCTAAGGGGAATAGGCAGCACCCCCAAAGCACCCTCCTCAGTACCTTGGGGCTTTAGTGCATGCAAAAGCAGCAGTTCCTTGCAGCTGTGGTGGCTCTGGGAGCCAGTTATGGGCTGGCCATGGGGCATGGTGCAAGGCCAGCACTGTGTCCCCAGGGAGGCATGTCCCATAGCCCCACAGGACACATCAGTGGTCACCCAGTGCCCCAAGGCATGGGGCAGCCTTAATCTTCTCTGTTTTGCTGTGCACAGGGACCAGACCAGGTGTATGAGGGCATCACCTTTGAAGACTTCCTTAAGGTTGGTGCCATCTCCACTCATCAAcccaggaggaggtggtggcagggtCCTGGGTgttggcccccagccctgctcacccccttccccctgcagATGTGGCAGGGGATCGACATCGAGACCAAGATGCACGTTCGCTTCCTCAACATGGAGACCATTGCACACTGCTACTGACCTCCAGCTCGCTCCTGGGAGCCACAggaagggggtgaggggggaggaggaggaggaaggagaggagtcTGTAGCAGCTCCATGTTCCTGGCACTAAGAGCT harbors:
- the TESC gene encoding calcineurin B homologous protein 3 — encoded protein: MGSAHSVPAEMRELADRTGFTSEQIEALHRRFKQLSRDQLTIRKENFDSIPDLEFNPIRGKIVHAFFDKRNLRQESEGLADEINFEDFLTIMSYFRPIEMNMDEEQLDRFRKEKLKFLFHMYDSDHDGKITLQEYRNVVEELLSGNPHLEKESARSIADGAMMEAASICVGQMGPDQVYEGITFEDFLKMWQGIDIETKMHVRFLNMETIAHCY